The DNA segment TTGAGAATGCTAAAGAGGTTAAAAAGCATATTTACAACTATCTAATTACAGATTCAAAAATTGAGAAAAACTTTGCAGATGAACTTGATGCAAGCAATGAAGTAGTTGTTTATGCAAAACTACCTAAAGGGTTCTTTATACCTACTCCTGTAGGAGATTATAATCCTGACTGGGCTGTTGCATTTAAAGAGGGAAGTGTTCAGTATATCTATTTTGTGGCTGAGACAAAAGGAAGTATGTCAAGTCTACAAATGAGAAAAATAGAAGAGATTAAAATAGAGTGTGCTGAGAGATTTTTTGATAAGTTAAGTACTGACAATTTAAAATTAAAATATAGCAAGATAGATAATTTTGATACACTGTGGAATATTGTTAATGGCAGATAAGCGGCTAAGCTTTATATACGTGGACTTAGTATGCAAATTTTTGTTGTTTGAATTAAACAACAAATAGTAAATATTCAATTATTCGGTAATTCCGAATAATTGAAATCACTAAATTATAAATTCAAAGCAAACTCTAAAATCTCTTTAGGTGTATTTTCTATATAGCTAATTATTTTATATCTAGTCATAGAACTAATAGTATCTAAAGTTCTTTCTTCAGAATCTAAAGAATTAGTATCAAAATTATATTTTGTATCAAAATCATTAAGTTTTAACATAAACTCTTCATCGGCACACTCTATAAAATAGTAGTCATTTAAATTAAATAACTCAAATTTTAACTCTTC comes from the Aliarcobacter cibarius genome and includes:
- a CDS encoding restriction endonuclease, with product MVVQKLAYTPIDDRFDTDIFTMNQPNYNFENAKEVKKHIYNYLITDSKIEKNFADELDASNEVVVYAKLPKGFFIPTPVGDYNPDWAVAFKEGSVQYIYFVAETKGSMSSLQMRKIEEIKIECAERFFDKLSTDNLKLKYSKIDNFDTLWNIVNGR